Sequence from the bacterium genome:
GCACGGCCGGGCTGTTCGATCCTCTATCCTCAATCCTCAATCCTCTGCTAAACCCTCCCCATGCGTACGGTCTTCATGGGCACGCCCCGATTTGCCGCCATCGTCCTTGCGCACCTTGTCGAAAACGGCCGCGCGCCGGCGTTGGTCGTCAGCCAGCCCGACCGGCCGCGCGGGCGGGGGCGGCACCTGGAACCGACGCCGGTACGCGCCGTCGCGGACGAGAGCCATCTGCCGCTCTTTCAGCCCGAAAAACTGGATGCCGAGGCCAACGCGCGCATCGCGGCCGAAAAGCCCGAACTCATCTTCGTCGCCGCGTACGGAAAGATCCTGCGCCCGCGCCTTCTCGACCTGCCGCCGCTGGGGTGCGTCAACGCGCATGCGTCGTTATTGCCGAAATATCGCGGCGCCGCGCCGATCAACTGGGCGATCATCCGAGGCGAGTCGGTCACCGGCGTGACGATCATGAAGATGGACACGGGCGTGGACACCGGGCCGACGTTCCTTCGCCGCGAAGTACCCATCGCGCCGGACGACAACGCCGCGACGCTGACCGACAAGACCGCGCACGTCGCGGGCGAGCTGGCCCTTCTTGCGCTCGATGCAATCGAGGGCGGATCCGCGGAGTTTGCACCGCAGGACGACGCGCACGCGACTTACGCCCCCATGCTCGAAAAGGACGACGGCCTCATCGATTGGACGCACACCGCCGGCGACATCGATCGTCTGATCCGCGGCGTCACGCCGTGGCCGGGCGCGCGCACGACGATCCGCGGACACGACGCGACGATCATCGCCGCGCGCCCCGAGCGTGGCGTGACCGGCGAGCCGCACGTGGTTCTCGAGGCGGGCAAAAACGGCTTGCTGGTGGCATGCGGA
This genomic interval carries:
- the fmt gene encoding methionyl-tRNA formyltransferase, coding for MRTVFMGTPRFAAIVLAHLVENGRAPALVVSQPDRPRGRGRHLEPTPVRAVADESHLPLFQPEKLDAEANARIAAEKPELIFVAAYGKILRPRLLDLPPLGCVNAHASLLPKYRGAAPINWAIIRGESVTGVTIMKMDTGVDTGPTFLRREVPIAPDDNAATLTDKTAHVAGELALLALDAIEGGSAEFAPQDDAHATYAPMLEKDDGLIDWTHTAGDIDRLIRGVTPWPGARTTIRGHDATIIAARPERGVTGEPHVVLEAGKNGLLVACGDGALRVTEIKLAGRKAMAVAALLNGFPIEVGERIGA